A window of the Labeo rohita strain BAU-BD-2019 chromosome 1, IGBB_LRoh.1.0, whole genome shotgun sequence genome harbors these coding sequences:
- the sts gene encoding LOW QUALITY PROTEIN: steryl-sulfatase (The sequence of the model RefSeq protein was modified relative to this genomic sequence to represent the inferred CDS: deleted 1 base in 1 codon) — MKSLPWIWCALVLLFLCTADADSGRKPNFVFMMVDDLGIGDLGCYGNTTLRTPNIDRLALEGVKLTQHIAAAPLCTPSRAAFLTGRYPIRSGMAASGRMGVFLFSASSGGLPQEEITFAKAVKGQGYSTAVIGKWHLGLNCEESDDHCHHPNSHGFDHFYGTIMTHLRDCQPGHGTVLLFVRGYIPYNALSIGLVSVALLHIAGMITVSRRVVFGFLVLVGVVLSLFGLLVYTFPNLNCFVMRGPEIVEQPYSSENFTQRMTSEAIEFLERNSERPFLLFFSFLQVHTGLFASHPFRGRSQHGLYGDAVMEVDWSVGQIMQTLERLNLKEKTLVYMTSDQGPHLEEISIHGEMHGGFSGIYKAGKSTNWEGGIRIPGILRWPGVLPAGKVIDEPTSNMDIFPTVLNLAGASIPSDRVIDGHDLLPLLQGQVEHSEHEFMFHYCNAELNAVRWHPPNSNAIWKAFFFTPDFHPENSSACFHTHICLCIKPFVTFHDPPLLYDLSKDPTESTPLSPDTEPQFYSVLEVIRAAVSRHAQSLKPVPVQVSPRQIVWKPWLQPCCSSLSQLCTCERDHQIEKIRNKLQKE; from the exons ATGAAATCCCTTCCATGGATCTGGTGCGCCCTTGTCCTGCTGTTTCTCTGTACTGCTGATGCAGACAGTGGTAGAAAACCTAATTTTGTCTTTATGATGGTGGACGATTTAGGAATTGGAGACCTTGGATGCTACGGAAACACAACCCTCAG GACACCTAACATTGACAGACTGGCCCTGGAAGGGGTGAAACTGACCCAACACATAGCTGCTGCACCGCTCTGCACTCCCAGCAGGGCGGCTTTCCTCACGGGCAGATACCCTATCCGGTCAG GTATGGCAGCAAGTGGGCGTATGGGAGTTTTTCTCTTTTCTGCATCGTCAGGAGGCCTTCCACAAGAAGAAATCACCTTTGCCAAGGCTGTCAAAGGGCAAGGCTATTCTACTGCTGTAATTG GGAAATGGCACTTGGGTCTCAACTGTGAGGAGAGTGATGACCACTGCCACCATCCTAACTCTCATGGATTTGACCACTTCTACGGCACCATTATGACGCACCTTCGGGACTGCCAGCCTGGACATGGCACTGTCCTACTT TTTGTCCGTGGTTACATCCCATACAATGCCCTTAGTATTGGTCTAGTTTCTGTGGCATTACTTCATATTGCAGGGATGATAACTGTGAGCAGGAGGGTAGTTTTTGGTTTTCTGGTTCTGGTGGGGGTAGTGTTGAGTCTCTTTGGTTTGTTGGTGTACACATTCCCCAATCTAAATTGCTTTGTCATGCGAGGGCCGGAGATTGTGGAGCAACCATATTCATCAGAGAACTTCACACAAAGGATGACCAGTGAAGCCATAGAGTTTCTGGAAAG GAATTCAGAGAGGCCATTCTTGCTCTTCTTCTCATTCCTTCAAGTCCACACTGGACTTTTTGCCTCTCATCCCTTCAGGGGAAGGAGTCAGCATGGCCTCTATGGTGATGCTGTCATGGAGGTAGACTGGAGCGTAG GTCAGATCATGCAGACCTTGGAGCGCTTAAACTTGAAGGAAAAAACATTGGTGTACATGACTTCAGATCAGGGGCCTCACCTGGAAGAAATTTCCATCCATGGAGAGATGCATGGGGGTTTTAGCGGCATATACAAAG CTGGCAAGTCAACCAACTGGGAAGGTGGGATTCGGATACCAGGGATACTTCGTTGGCCAGGTGTCTTACCTGCCGGGAAGGTCATTGATGAGCCCACAAGCAACATGGATATTTTCCCCACAGTGCTGAATTTAGCTGGTGCTTCCATACCCAGCGACAG AGTCATAGATGGTCATGATCTCTTGCCTCTGCTGCAAGGGCAAGTGGAGCATTCTGAACATGAATTTATGTTTCATTACTGCAATGCAGAACTGAATGCCGTCAGATGGCACCCACCTAACA GTAACGCAATCTGGAAGGCCTTTTTCTTTACCCCTGACTTCCACCCAGAAAATAGCTCTGCCTGCTTCCACACTCATATCTGCCTTTGCATCAAGCCATTCGTCACGTTCCATGACCCTCCGCTGCTTTATGACCTGTCGAAAGACCCGACAGAAAGCACCCCCTTGAGTCCTGACACCGAGCCCCAGTTCTACTCGGTTCTGGAGGTCATAAGGGCAGCAGTAAGCCGTCATGCACAGAGCCTGAAGCCTGTTCCAGTACAAGTTTCTCCTCGACAAATAGTATGGAAGCCCTGGCTCCAGCCCTGCTGCTCTTCTCTTAGTCAGCTGTGCACATGTGAACGAGATCATCAGATAGAGAAGATACGAAATAAGCTTCAAAAAGAATAG